In Miniphocaeibacter halophilus, the following proteins share a genomic window:
- the guaB gene encoding IMP dehydrogenase: MEFIGEGLTFDDVLLVPLESEILPADTDVKTKLTSKIKLNIPLLSAGMDTVTESKMAIAMARQGGIGIIHKNMSIERQATEVDKVKRSEQGVITDPFFLSPVHKISEALEIMSKYKISGVPIVDENNMLLGIITNRDIRFETDFDKPIDEAMTKENLITGDIDITMEEALEKLKMHKIEKLPLVDDEYKLKGLITIKDIEKTVKYPNSVRDEKGRLLVGAAVSTSKDCFERIAALDKAGVDVVVIDTAHGHSKGVLEIVKMIKASFPDLQIIAGNVATGEATEALIKAGADAVKVGIGPGSICTTRVVTGIGVPQVTAIINCYNVAKKYNIPIIADGGIKYSGDITKALAAGASTIMAGSLFAGTAESPGDIVIYEGRRYKEYRGMGSIAAMKDGSSDRYFQEDSKKFVPEGVEGRVPFKGEITEIIYQLIGGVRAGMGYTGSKTILDLHERAKFIKITSASLVENHPHDITITKESPNYTTS; encoded by the coding sequence ATGGAGTTTATTGGAGAGGGTTTAACTTTCGATGATGTTTTATTAGTACCTTTAGAATCAGAAATTTTACCAGCAGATACTGATGTAAAAACTAAATTAACATCAAAGATTAAATTAAATATACCACTATTAAGTGCAGGTATGGACACTGTAACAGAATCAAAAATGGCTATTGCCATGGCTAGACAAGGTGGAATTGGAATAATACACAAGAATATGTCAATAGAAAGACAGGCTACTGAGGTGGATAAGGTAAAGCGTTCAGAGCAAGGAGTTATTACAGATCCATTTTTTCTTTCACCTGTGCATAAAATATCAGAAGCATTAGAGATTATGTCTAAGTATAAAATTTCAGGAGTTCCTATAGTAGATGAAAATAATATGCTTCTAGGAATAATAACCAATAGGGATATTAGATTTGAAACGGATTTTGACAAGCCAATTGATGAAGCTATGACAAAAGAAAATCTAATTACAGGCGATATTGATATAACTATGGAAGAAGCCTTAGAAAAACTAAAGATGCATAAAATTGAAAAATTACCATTAGTTGATGATGAATATAAATTAAAAGGCTTAATAACCATAAAGGATATAGAAAAAACCGTTAAATATCCAAACTCCGTAAGAGATGAAAAAGGAAGATTATTAGTAGGAGCAGCTGTTAGTACCTCTAAAGATTGTTTTGAAAGAATTGCTGCTTTAGATAAAGCAGGAGTCGATGTAGTTGTTATAGATACAGCTCATGGTCATTCTAAAGGGGTTTTAGAAATAGTAAAAATGATTAAGGCATCTTTTCCTGACTTACAAATTATTGCAGGAAATGTTGCAACAGGTGAGGCAACAGAAGCTTTAATAAAGGCTGGTGCAGATGCTGTTAAGGTAGGAATTGGACCTGGTTCAATTTGTACAACAAGAGTTGTTACAGGAATTGGTGTACCTCAAGTTACTGCTATTATAAATTGTTATAATGTTGCAAAAAAATATAATATACCAATCATAGCAGATGGGGGTATTAAGTATTCTGGAGATATTACAAAAGCATTAGCAGCAGGAGCTAGTACAATTATGGCAGGTTCTCTATTTGCCGGTACTGCTGAAAGTCCTGGAGATATTGTAATTTATGAAGGAAGAAGATACAAAGAATATAGAGGAATGGGTTCTATAGCTGCTATGAAAGATGGTAGTAGTGATAGATACTTCCAAGAGGACAGTAAAAAATTTGTTCCTGAAGGTGTAGAAGGTAGAGTTCCTTTTAAAGGCGAGATTACTGAAATTATTTATCAATTAATTGGTGGCGTTAGAGCAGGAATGGGTTATACTGGTAGTAAGACTATATTAGATCTACATGAAAGAGCTAAGTTTATAAAAATAACATCGGCTTCGTTAGTAGAAAATCATCCTCATGATATAACTATTACAAAAGAATCACCAAATTATACAACTTCTTAA